One Nisaea sediminum genomic window carries:
- a CDS encoding O-linked N-acetylglucosamine transferase, SPINDLY family protein yields the protein MSNRTEILDRPERIHAYAELFCTLAGTQGDDDWQKRFLRDAPARLLAVNASVVRTLVSGQTGFRDALNFQASYFFEPLFDAVLAEQLRRGDTVFEPPLSVLERRDDPGIALAVTTSAMRIASAPDSRWRAEWGWRGGRRLRLGYVTSDLRMHPVGFSVRSMLVHHDRSRFETFVYDRTEEPVRPVQGPVRLAADHFREVGGLAPAALAERIRADGIDILVDLSGTPLSPEKDVFRRAPAPVRVAMIGFPGATGAETVDYTVADRVVVPEAERSGFSERLILMPGSFLPVDDQAEDDPAPARAELGLPEDGFVMAAFNRLNKVDMATLRLWFECLRRIPRALLWVATQSEEGADNLRRFAAQAGLAPERIRFAEPTGIRDHRARVAAADIALDPLGYNGGHTTALALARGVPVVTLPGRCFAWRMSASILAAAGVPEGIADSPADYLARVERFAADAPFLAAVRARLRQPEPGGFFSTKAYVAALEAAFLEIAGNRSAGLPDRDIEVKIPG from the coding sequence ATGAGCAACAGAACCGAAATTCTCGACCGGCCAGAGAGGATTCACGCCTATGCCGAGCTGTTCTGTACGCTTGCTGGCACCCAGGGCGACGACGACTGGCAGAAGCGTTTTCTCAGAGATGCGCCGGCTCGCTTGCTGGCGGTGAATGCGAGTGTCGTGAGGACTCTGGTAAGCGGGCAAACAGGCTTTCGGGATGCGCTCAATTTCCAGGCTTCATATTTTTTCGAGCCGCTTTTCGATGCGGTTCTCGCCGAGCAATTGCGGCGCGGCGATACGGTTTTCGAGCCCCCGCTCTCCGTGCTGGAGCGCCGGGACGATCCGGGGATCGCGCTTGCCGTAACCACTTCGGCGATGCGGATCGCCAGTGCGCCGGACTCTCGATGGCGGGCGGAATGGGGCTGGCGGGGCGGGCGGCGTCTCCGCCTCGGCTATGTCACTTCCGACCTCCGGATGCATCCCGTGGGGTTTTCCGTCCGCAGCATGCTGGTTCATCATGATCGCAGCCGGTTCGAGACCTTCGTATATGACCGGACGGAGGAGCCGGTCAGGCCGGTTCAGGGCCCTGTGCGCCTGGCCGCCGATCATTTCCGGGAGGTCGGGGGGCTAGCGCCGGCTGCGCTCGCGGAGAGGATCCGTGCCGACGGGATCGATATCCTGGTCGATCTGAGCGGCACGCCGCTGAGCCCCGAAAAGGATGTCTTCCGCCGCGCTCCGGCACCTGTCCGGGTCGCGATGATCGGATTTCCGGGGGCGACCGGCGCGGAGACCGTGGATTATACGGTCGCGGACCGGGTCGTCGTGCCCGAAGCGGAGCGCTCCGGTTTCTCCGAGCGCCTGATCCTGATGCCGGGAAGCTTCCTGCCGGTCGACGACCAGGCGGAGGACGACCCTGCCCCCGCCCGCGCGGAACTCGGGCTGCCGGAGGATGGTTTCGTCATGGCCGCCTTCAACCGGCTCAACAAGGTCGACATGGCGACGCTTCGGCTCTGGTTCGAGTGCCTGAGACGCATTCCCCGCGCGCTGCTATGGGTTGCGACGCAATCGGAGGAGGGGGCGGACAATCTCCGCCGCTTCGCCGCGCAGGCGGGATTGGCGCCGGAGCGGATCCGTTTCGCCGAGCCGACCGGTATCCGCGATCACCGGGCACGCGTTGCCGCTGCCGACATCGCGCTCGATCCGCTCGGCTACAATGGCGGCCATACGACGGCGCTGGCGCTCGCCCGCGGGGTTCCGGTCGTGACGTTGCCGGGGCGCTGCTTCGCGTGGCGCATGTCGGCAAGCATCCTGGCTGCGGCGGGTGTGCCGGAGGGGATCGCCGACAGTCCGGCGGATTATCTCGCCCGCGTTGAACGGTTCGCCGCCGACGCTCCCTTTCTCGCCGCCGTCCGCGCCCGGTTACGGCAGCCGGAGCCGGGCGGTTTCTTCTCGACGAAAGCCTATGTCGCCGCTCTAGAGGCGGCGTTCCTGGAGATCGCCGGGAACCGGTCCGCCGGCCTGCCCGACCGGGATATCGAAGTCAAAATTCCGGGTTGA
- the addA gene encoding double-strand break repair helicase AddA, with protein MAEHDPTAVIQEADRAQRRAADPAASVWVAASAGTGKTKVLTDRVLNLLLAGADPGRILCLTFTKAAAAEMSARISGKLSEWAVTGETELSGQLEKLLGRQPAQDHIALARRLFARTLDTPGGLKIQTIHAFCQAVLKRFPLEAGLPPHFQVMDDRTADERLWDARDRVLNLAAADPESVLGQALRLINRRFAEETFDGLVSELLQERARLARFIEAIGGRDRIDAALRTHLDLPPDETAETVLRDGLADSALDLVGLRRAAEALVESSKTDMERGAALADFLVAEGARRSELFESYCSVFLTGAGEMRKRLATKAALELFADIETVLAREGERLIALKERLNAHGLAERTSAVLRISAAVLDGYEAGKRRGALVDFEDLVATVCDLLKRPGVAAWVLFKLDGGLDHILIDEAQDTNPEQWEVVQALTEEFFAGEGAYEEARDAGRSIFAVGDVKQSIFSFQRADPEGFLRMRRHFAERVAAAEGAWASVDLEVSFRSGAAVLGLVDRLFNSRPAGEGVLEADGNGELLSIRHGVSRGGDASLVEVWPPFLPAESEEEGSWALPLAQRGLDNPASRLAGAIAGRIRSWIDRGEILPSKGRPIGPGDIMVLVRRRGGFVHEMVRALKERDIDVAGVDRMVLSDQIAVMDLIALGRFLLLPEDDLTLATVLKSPLIGLDEDELFELAWNRKERRLWRELRRRAPEKASFARADELLSSYLARTDTMPPYELFAGILAEGEPSGRRRILERLGIEAADPLDEFLAQALEYERGHVPSLQGFLHWLEASESDIKRDMEGGEGGRVRVMTVHGSKGLQAPIVFMPDTLQVPRGTAKILWSQSDDGVPVPLCAPAKAEDAAASSDAKEAAERKRNEEYRRLLYVAMTRAEDRLYVGGWATKQRAPEGNWYDLVRAAMADLASEIEDSAISAASGSDLPLLRHETPQERDVAPPSETIVPADAKKAVPGWAQSQPAPEPVPPRPLMPSRPSDPEPALRSPLSLVDQGRFKRGQLIHRMLQVLPDMPAERRREAGASFLGRPLHDLAPDVAARYLDEVMTVLEHPDWAGLFASASRAEVPIVGQVATGEGGITVVSGQIDRLLVEEGRVTVVDFKTNRPPPERLEDVPAVYLKQMAAYRALLAGMFEGRKVRCLLLWTDGPFLTELPPDLLDSYAPGARAG; from the coding sequence TCCGGGCCGTATTCTCTGTCTCACCTTCACCAAGGCCGCGGCGGCGGAAATGTCGGCGCGCATCTCCGGCAAGCTCTCGGAATGGGCGGTCACCGGCGAGACGGAACTAAGCGGGCAGCTGGAGAAGCTGCTCGGCAGACAGCCGGCGCAGGACCATATCGCGCTCGCCCGACGCCTCTTCGCCCGCACGCTGGACACGCCCGGCGGCCTCAAGATCCAGACCATCCACGCCTTTTGCCAGGCGGTGCTGAAGCGCTTCCCCCTCGAGGCCGGCCTGCCGCCGCATTTCCAGGTCATGGACGATCGCACCGCCGACGAGCGGCTCTGGGACGCGCGCGACCGGGTGCTGAACCTGGCCGCCGCCGATCCCGAGAGCGTGCTCGGCCAGGCGCTCCGCCTGATCAACCGCCGTTTCGCCGAGGAAACCTTCGACGGGCTGGTCTCTGAATTGCTGCAGGAACGCGCCCGGCTCGCCCGCTTCATCGAGGCGATCGGTGGCAGGGACAGGATCGACGCGGCGCTCAGAACACATCTCGATCTGCCGCCGGACGAGACTGCCGAAACGGTGCTGCGTGACGGGCTTGCCGACAGTGCGCTTGATCTCGTCGGGCTACGCCGTGCCGCAGAAGCTCTCGTGGAAAGCAGCAAGACGGATATGGAGCGCGGGGCCGCGCTCGCCGACTTCCTCGTGGCGGAAGGTGCGAGACGGTCTGAACTCTTCGAGAGCTATTGCAGTGTCTTCCTCACCGGCGCAGGGGAAATGCGCAAGCGGCTGGCGACGAAGGCGGCTTTGGAGCTCTTCGCCGATATAGAAACCGTGCTCGCCCGCGAGGGTGAGCGGCTGATCGCCCTGAAGGAGCGTCTCAACGCCCACGGTCTTGCCGAGCGCACCTCTGCGGTGTTGCGCATTTCTGCTGCGGTGTTGGACGGCTACGAGGCGGGGAAACGGCGCGGCGCGCTGGTCGATTTCGAGGATCTGGTCGCCACGGTCTGCGACCTGCTGAAACGGCCGGGCGTTGCCGCCTGGGTGCTGTTCAAGCTCGATGGTGGCCTTGATCACATCCTGATCGACGAGGCGCAGGACACCAACCCCGAGCAGTGGGAAGTGGTGCAGGCGCTGACCGAGGAATTCTTCGCCGGCGAAGGTGCCTACGAAGAAGCGCGGGATGCCGGGCGCAGCATCTTCGCGGTCGGCGACGTGAAACAGTCGATCTTCTCTTTCCAGCGCGCCGACCCTGAAGGGTTCCTGCGCATGCGCAGGCATTTCGCGGAGCGCGTGGCTGCGGCGGAAGGGGCCTGGGCCTCGGTCGACCTGGAGGTCTCCTTCCGCTCGGGTGCGGCGGTGCTGGGGCTGGTCGACCGGCTCTTCAACAGCCGTCCGGCGGGAGAAGGAGTCCTTGAGGCGGATGGCAACGGCGAGCTGCTCTCGATCCGCCATGGCGTTTCGCGCGGCGGCGATGCGAGCCTGGTCGAAGTCTGGCCGCCCTTCCTGCCGGCCGAAAGCGAGGAGGAAGGGAGTTGGGCCCTGCCGCTCGCCCAGCGCGGGCTCGACAATCCGGCCTCCCGGCTCGCCGGCGCGATCGCCGGGCGCATCCGGTCGTGGATCGACCGGGGAGAAATCCTGCCCTCAAAAGGCCGGCCGATTGGCCCCGGCGACATCATGGTGCTGGTGCGCCGGCGCGGCGGTTTCGTGCACGAGATGGTGCGGGCCCTGAAGGAACGGGACATCGACGTCGCCGGTGTCGATCGCATGGTGCTGAGCGACCAGATCGCGGTCATGGATCTGATCGCCCTCGGCCGCTTCCTGCTGCTGCCGGAGGACGACCTGACGCTCGCGACGGTATTGAAGAGCCCACTGATCGGGCTCGACGAGGACGAGCTTTTTGAGCTTGCCTGGAACCGCAAGGAGAGGCGGCTCTGGCGCGAGCTGCGTCGCCGTGCGCCGGAAAAGGCTTCCTTCGCCCGTGCCGACGAGCTGCTGAGTTCCTATCTCGCCCGCACCGACACGATGCCACCCTACGAGCTCTTCGCCGGAATTCTCGCCGAAGGCGAGCCGAGCGGCCGGCGGCGGATCCTTGAGCGGCTCGGTATAGAGGCGGCGGACCCGCTCGACGAGTTCCTTGCCCAGGCGCTGGAATACGAGCGCGGCCATGTGCCGTCCTTGCAGGGTTTCCTGCATTGGCTTGAGGCATCGGAGAGCGACATCAAGCGCGACATGGAAGGCGGCGAGGGCGGGCGGGTCCGTGTGATGACGGTGCACGGCTCCAAGGGCCTGCAGGCGCCGATCGTCTTCATGCCGGACACCCTTCAGGTCCCGCGCGGTACGGCGAAGATCCTCTGGAGCCAGTCCGACGACGGCGTGCCGGTTCCGCTCTGCGCCCCGGCGAAGGCGGAGGACGCGGCGGCCAGCAGCGATGCGAAGGAGGCCGCCGAGCGCAAACGGAACGAAGAATATCGCCGCCTGCTTTATGTCGCGATGACCCGCGCCGAGGACCGGCTCTATGTCGGCGGATGGGCAACCAAGCAGCGGGCGCCCGAAGGCAACTGGTACGATCTGGTGCGCGCCGCGATGGCCGATCTGGCGTCAGAAATCGAAGACAGCGCGATCAGTGCCGCGTCCGGCTCGGACCTCCCGTTGCTCCGACACGAAACGCCGCAGGAAAGGGATGTGGCGCCGCCGTCCGAAACGATCGTTCCCGCGGACGCGAAGAAGGCGGTGCCCGGCTGGGCACAGTCGCAACCCGCACCGGAGCCCGTTCCGCCGCGCCCGTTGATGCCGTCTCGGCCGAGCGACCCGGAACCGGCGCTGCGCTCCCCGCTCTCTCTCGTGGACCAGGGACGCTTCAAGCGCGGGCAGCTTATCCACCGTATGCTCCAGGTCCTTCCGGACATGCCCGCAGAGCGCCGTCGGGAGGCGGGAGCCTCCTTCCTCGGGCGCCCGCTGCACGATCTCGCGCCCGATGTGGCGGCTCGCTATCTCGACGAGGTCATGACGGTACTGGAGCATCCGGACTGGGCCGGACTTTTCGCGTCCGCCTCGCGTGCCGAGGTGCCGATCGTCGGTCAGGTCGCGACCGGAGAGGGCGGGATCACGGTCGTGTCCGGTCAGATCGACCGGCTGCTGGTGGAAGAGGGCCGCGTGACGGTGGTCGACTTCAAGACCAACCGGCCGCCGCCGGAGCGGCTGGAGGACGTGCCGGCAGTCTATCTGAAGCAGATGGCGGCCTACCGGGCGCTGCTCGCCGGCATGTTCGAAGGCCGCAAGGTCCGCTGCCTGCTGCTCTGGACGGACGGTCCGTTCCTGACCGAACTGCCGCCGGATCTGCTCGACTCATACGCGCCCGGCGCCCGTGCCGGTTGA
- a CDS encoding PAS domain-containing protein has protein sequence MANNDKHYAGTVADAADLSHPEHRALFDHWKANRRGEDVPLRSSFDPLQFHRSMPRMAIIERSGPPDASVFRYRLAGTEIARRAGRDPTGKSFEELYEGNYLETANRTYREISESGQAHFSQRVFTIGGESGNLRYDRLILPYSSNGSSVDQFVLLIVVVEQDAPVKQVGSFSIFGRKRNK, from the coding sequence ATGGCAAACAACGACAAACACTATGCCGGGACGGTAGCGGACGCAGCGGACCTGTCCCATCCGGAGCATCGCGCGCTGTTCGACCACTGGAAGGCGAACCGGCGCGGCGAGGATGTCCCGCTGCGCAGCAGTTTCGACCCGCTGCAATTCCATCGCTCGATGCCGAGAATGGCGATCATCGAGCGCAGCGGCCCGCCGGACGCCTCTGTCTTCCGATATCGCCTTGCGGGCACCGAAATCGCGCGGCGCGCGGGCCGCGATCCGACCGGAAAGAGTTTCGAGGAGCTATACGAAGGAAACTATCTCGAGACCGCGAACCGGACCTATCGCGAGATATCCGAATCGGGCCAAGCGCATTTCTCACAGCGTGTCTTCACGATCGGCGGCGAAAGCGGAAACCTGCGGTATGACCGGCTCATCCTGCCTTACAGTTCCAACGGGTCGTCGGTCGACCAGTTCGTGCTGCTGATCGTCGTCGTCGAGCAGGACGCGCCGGTGAAACAGGTGGGCAGCTTTTCCATATTCGGCAGGAAGCGGAACAAATAA
- the trxA gene encoding thioredoxin TrxA — protein MRDKANEEAPMSTVTVTDSSFSDSVLNSDKPVLVDFWAEWCGPCKAIAPALEEVAQSMGDRVTVAKINIDENPQTPQQYGVRGIPTLILFKDGQVAATKMGAMPKAQLQQWVDEAL, from the coding sequence ATGCGAGACAAGGCAAACGAGGAAGCCCCCATGTCGACGGTTACGGTTACCGACTCAAGTTTCTCCGACAGCGTTCTGAACTCCGACAAGCCGGTTCTGGTCGATTTCTGGGCCGAATGGTGCGGCCCCTGCAAGGCGATCGCACCGGCGCTCGAGGAAGTGGCGCAGTCGATGGGCGACCGCGTCACCGTCGCCAAGATCAATATCGACGAGAACCCGCAGACCCCGCAGCAATACGGTGTGCGCGGCATTCCGACGCTGATCCTGTTCAAGGACGGTCAGGTCGCCGCGACCAAGATGGGCGCGATGCCGAAGGCCCAGCTGCAGCAGTGGGTCGACGAAGCGCTCTGA